Proteins encoded within one genomic window of Raineyella fluvialis:
- the mmsA gene encoding multiple monosaccharide ABC transporter ATP-binding protein: protein MTDTLLSMRGITKTFPGVKALSDVNLEVRRGEIHSICGENGAGKSTLMKVLSGVHPYGSYTGEIEYDGQECHFRNIRESEHAGIVIIHQELALIPELTITENMFLGNEHAKGGVIDWQENRARALKYLRMVGLDESPDTPIRSIGVGKQQLVEIAKALAKDVKLLILDEPTAALNDTDSKHLLGILKGLQAEGITSIMISHKLNEIEQISDSITIIRDGHTIETLEVGSGEVNEDRIIRGMVGRDLEHRYPPHESHIGEVMFEVKDWTVAHPDDPRRLVVKHADLSIRRGEIVGLAGLMGAGRTEFARSLFGQSWGHKVSGEARLNGRLLKLRTVEGAIEDGLAYVTEDRKVLGLNLIDTIRRSIPSAKLHKISQRGVLNANLEIKAANEYRTSLHIKAPSIEEGVGKLSGGNQQKVVLGKWIFTDPEILILDEPTRGIDVGAKYEIYEIINKLADSGKGVLVISSELPELLGICDRIYTLSAGVITADVPRENADQETLMRYMTQRKAD, encoded by the coding sequence ATGACCGACACCCTCCTGTCCATGCGCGGCATCACGAAGACGTTCCCTGGGGTCAAGGCCCTGTCCGACGTCAATCTCGAGGTGCGCCGGGGCGAGATCCACAGCATCTGCGGCGAGAACGGCGCAGGCAAGTCCACCCTGATGAAGGTCCTGTCCGGGGTCCACCCGTACGGCTCCTACACCGGCGAGATCGAATACGACGGCCAGGAGTGCCACTTCCGGAACATCCGGGAGAGCGAGCACGCCGGGATCGTCATCATCCACCAGGAGCTCGCCCTGATTCCTGAGCTCACGATCACCGAGAACATGTTCCTCGGCAACGAGCACGCCAAGGGTGGTGTGATCGACTGGCAGGAGAACCGGGCCCGTGCCCTGAAGTACCTCCGCATGGTGGGCCTGGACGAGAGCCCCGACACGCCGATCCGCAGCATCGGTGTCGGCAAGCAGCAGCTCGTCGAGATCGCCAAGGCACTGGCCAAGGACGTCAAGCTGCTCATCCTCGACGAACCCACCGCGGCCCTCAACGACACCGACAGCAAGCACCTCCTCGGCATCCTCAAGGGGCTGCAGGCCGAGGGCATCACCAGCATCATGATCAGCCACAAGCTGAACGAGATCGAGCAGATCTCCGACTCGATCACGATCATCCGCGACGGTCACACCATCGAGACCCTCGAGGTGGGTTCCGGCGAGGTGAACGAGGACCGCATCATCCGCGGGATGGTCGGCCGCGACCTCGAGCACCGCTACCCGCCGCACGAGTCGCACATCGGCGAGGTCATGTTCGAGGTCAAGGACTGGACCGTCGCCCACCCCGACGATCCCCGTCGCCTCGTGGTCAAGCACGCCGACCTGTCGATCCGTCGCGGTGAGATCGTCGGCCTGGCCGGTCTGATGGGGGCGGGCCGCACCGAGTTCGCCCGCAGCCTCTTCGGGCAGAGCTGGGGCCACAAGGTGTCCGGCGAGGCGCGCCTCAACGGGCGGCTCCTGAAGCTGCGCACCGTCGAAGGAGCCATCGAGGACGGTCTGGCGTACGTCACCGAGGACCGCAAGGTGCTCGGGCTCAACCTCATCGACACGATCCGCCGCTCCATCCCGTCGGCGAAGCTGCACAAGATCTCCCAGCGCGGCGTGCTGAACGCCAACCTCGAGATCAAGGCGGCCAACGAGTACCGCACGTCGCTGCACATCAAGGCTCCCTCGATCGAGGAGGGCGTGGGCAAGCTGTCGGGCGGCAACCAGCAGAAGGTCGTCCTCGGCAAGTGGATCTTCACCGATCCCGAGATCCTCATCCTCGACGAGCCCACCCGCGGCATCGACGTCGGGGCCAAGTACGAGATCTACGAAATCATCAACAAGCTCGCGGACTCCGGGAAGGGCGTGCTCGTGATCTCCTCCGAGCTGCCGGAACTCCTCGGTATCTGCGATCGCATCTACACCCTGTCGGCCGGAGTCATCACTGCCGACGTCCCGCGTGAGAACGCCGACCAGGAGACCCTCATGCGCTACATGACCCAGCGAAAGGCCGATTGA
- the chvE gene encoding multiple monosaccharide ABC transporter substrate-binding protein gives MRKLLAIILAGIMALAMAACGRSTASTPAGSTATKGTIGVAMPTKTSERWIKDGDNIKNALESAGYKVNLQYANDDIPTQVTQVSDMVTKKNQVLVVAAIDGVALKGALKDAKDAGIPVIAYDRLLRETDAVAYYTTFDNYKVGVQQGESLVKGLEASSAPKPYNIEVFAGSPDDNNATFFYKGAMSVLQPKIDSGELKVRSGETDFNTVATLRWDAATAKKRMENLLTKSYSSADVNGVLSPYDGISRGIIAALKGAGYGSGGKKLPVVTGQDAELESVKSILAGEQYSTIFKDTRKLADTTVTMIQQIASGQTVTTNDTSSYNNGVKVVPTMLLDPVPCDKSNCSQILTDAKYYTADQLK, from the coding sequence ATGCGCAAGCTTCTTGCGATCATCCTTGCGGGGATCATGGCCCTGGCCATGGCCGCCTGTGGTCGTTCGACGGCCTCGACGCCCGCGGGGTCGACGGCGACCAAGGGGACGATCGGTGTGGCGATGCCCACCAAGACGTCCGAACGCTGGATCAAGGACGGCGACAACATCAAGAACGCTCTTGAGTCCGCCGGCTACAAGGTCAACCTCCAGTACGCCAACGACGACATCCCGACCCAGGTCACCCAGGTCTCCGACATGGTGACCAAGAAGAACCAGGTCCTCGTGGTCGCCGCCATCGACGGTGTGGCCCTCAAGGGTGCCCTCAAGGACGCGAAGGACGCCGGTATCCCGGTGATCGCCTACGACCGCCTGCTCCGTGAGACCGACGCGGTGGCCTACTACACGACCTTCGACAACTACAAGGTCGGCGTGCAGCAGGGCGAGTCCCTCGTCAAGGGCCTCGAGGCCAGCAGCGCCCCGAAGCCGTACAACATCGAGGTCTTCGCCGGTTCCCCCGACGACAACAACGCGACCTTCTTCTACAAGGGCGCGATGAGCGTCCTGCAGCCGAAGATCGACTCCGGTGAGCTCAAGGTCCGCTCCGGTGAGACCGACTTCAACACCGTCGCCACCCTCCGTTGGGACGCCGCCACCGCCAAGAAGCGGATGGAGAACCTGCTGACCAAGTCGTACTCCTCGGCCGACGTCAACGGTGTGCTGTCCCCCTACGACGGCATCTCCCGCGGCATCATCGCCGCCCTCAAGGGTGCCGGCTACGGCTCCGGCGGCAAGAAGCTCCCGGTCGTCACCGGCCAGGACGCCGAGCTCGAGTCGGTGAAGAGCATCCTCGCGGGTGAGCAGTACTCCACCATCTTCAAGGACACCCGCAAGCTCGCCGACACCACGGTCACGATGATCCAGCAGATCGCCAGTGGCCAGACCGTCACCACGAACGACACCTCCTCCTACAACAACGGTGTGAAGGTCGTCCCGACGATGCTCCTCGACCCGGTCCCCTGCGACAAGTCGAACTGCTCGCAGATCCTGACCGACGCCAAGTACTACACGGCCGACCAGCTCAAGTAG
- a CDS encoding L,D-transpeptidase, which yields MTWKARGVAALTAITLALAISACAPASPANRAPAGTSASANPAPAAFAVTSNVAADAKDVPVDTLLKVSASTGALKDVAVTGSATDRNGKTVSTTVKGSVGADGSWTASERLDPATTYTVVSTGSAPAGESSLTSTFTTTALSLKQQIYVTITNQSGSTYGVAMPVIVQFDLPVKDKKAFEQNLKITTVPAQNGSWGWVSDREVQWRPQDYFQPGTKVSVKADLNGVSAGNGTYGQNSASADFTIGQSRITKVDLGSKQLTQYVNGQSVATIPVSGGKQGDETRSGTSVAMEKLPETRMASETVGIANNSPDGYDLMVKYAIRITTSGEFLHAAPWNQAYFGNTNASHGCVGMSTADAQKIFGIIQVGDPVVVSGTNRSLDDGNGWTAWNDSWQQWQARSAQA from the coding sequence ATGACCTGGAAGGCCCGTGGCGTCGCCGCACTCACGGCGATCACCCTCGCCCTCGCCATCAGCGCCTGTGCGCCGGCCAGCCCCGCAAATCGCGCGCCTGCCGGCACCTCCGCGTCCGCGAATCCGGCCCCGGCCGCTTTCGCCGTGACGTCGAACGTCGCCGCCGACGCCAAGGATGTGCCGGTCGACACGTTGCTCAAGGTCAGCGCTTCCACGGGTGCGCTGAAGGATGTCGCTGTCACCGGGTCGGCCACCGACCGCAACGGCAAGACGGTCAGCACCACGGTCAAGGGTTCGGTCGGCGCCGATGGTTCCTGGACCGCCTCGGAGCGCCTGGACCCCGCGACGACGTACACCGTCGTCTCCACGGGTTCGGCCCCTGCCGGCGAGTCGTCCCTGACCTCGACGTTCACCACCACCGCGCTCTCGCTCAAGCAGCAGATCTACGTCACGATCACCAACCAGTCGGGGTCGACGTACGGCGTGGCCATGCCGGTCATCGTCCAGTTCGACCTGCCAGTGAAGGACAAGAAGGCGTTCGAGCAGAACCTGAAGATCACCACAGTCCCCGCGCAGAACGGGTCCTGGGGTTGGGTCTCCGACCGCGAGGTGCAGTGGCGCCCGCAGGACTACTTCCAGCCCGGTACCAAGGTCTCGGTCAAGGCGGATCTCAACGGCGTGAGCGCGGGCAACGGCACGTACGGCCAGAACTCGGCGTCGGCAGACTTCACCATCGGCCAGTCCCGGATCACCAAGGTGGACCTCGGTTCCAAGCAACTCACCCAGTACGTCAACGGCCAGTCGGTGGCGACCATCCCGGTCAGCGGCGGCAAGCAGGGTGACGAGACGCGCAGCGGGACCAGCGTGGCGATGGAGAAGCTGCCCGAGACCCGGATGGCGTCCGAGACCGTCGGCATCGCCAACAACTCGCCCGACGGGTATGACCTCATGGTCAAGTATGCGATCCGGATCACCACCAGTGGTGAGTTCCTTCACGCCGCGCCGTGGAACCAGGCCTACTTCGGCAACACCAACGCCAGCCACGGGTGCGTCGGCATGAGCACGGCGGATGCCCAGAAGATCTTCGGCATCATCCAGGTGGGCGACCCCGTCGTCGTCTCCGGCACGAACCGTTCTTTGGATGACGGCAACGGGTGGACCGCCTGGAACGACTCCTGGCAGCAGTGGCAGGCGAGGTCCGCCCAGGCCTGA
- a CDS encoding YceI family protein: MNMSFFNKAKRAADQTPAPVATVSTTGPLFQLDGTYNLDPSHTQIGFVARHAMVTKVRGRFAEFSGSASTKAGLVDPKIEVTVQVPSISTNDEGRDGHLKSADFFDVEQFPTITFSSTDVTAVADDTLRVAGELTIKDVTKPVTIDFEYAGAALDPFGNQRVGLEGSTVVDRKEFGLTWNAALETGGVLVSDKITLEFEISAIKAA; the protein is encoded by the coding sequence ATGAACATGAGCTTCTTCAACAAGGCCAAGCGCGCTGCTGACCAGACCCCGGCCCCGGTCGCGACGGTGTCGACCACGGGCCCGCTGTTCCAGTTGGACGGGACCTACAACCTGGATCCGTCGCACACCCAGATCGGGTTCGTTGCCCGTCACGCGATGGTGACCAAGGTTCGTGGCCGTTTCGCGGAGTTCTCGGGTTCGGCCTCGACCAAGGCTGGTCTTGTTGACCCGAAGATCGAGGTGACCGTGCAGGTTCCCTCGATCAGCACCAACGACGAGGGTCGTGACGGTCACCTGAAGTCGGCTGACTTCTTCGATGTGGAGCAGTTCCCCACGATCACGTTCTCCTCGACCGATGTCACCGCGGTGGCCGATGACACGCTGCGGGTTGCCGGTGAGCTGACGATCAAGGACGTGACCAAGCCCGTCACGATCGATTTCGAGTACGCGGGTGCGGCGCTGGACCCGTTCGGTAACCAGCGTGTGGGCCTGGAGGGCTCGACCGTGGTGGACCGCAAGGAGTTCGGTCTGACCTGGAACGCGGCGCTGGAGACCGGTGGTGTCCTGGTGTCGGACAAGATCACCCTGGAGTTCGAGATCTCCGCGATCAAGGCCGCCTGA
- a CDS encoding YceI family protein, whose translation MNMSFFNKAKRAADQTPAPVAAVSTSGPLFQLDGTYNLDPSHTQIGFVARHAMVTKVRGRFAEFSGSASTKAGLVDPKIEVTVQVPSISTNDEGRDGHLKSADFFDVEQFPTITFSSTDVTAVADDTLRVAGELTIKDVTKPVTIDFEYAGAALDPFGNQRVGLEGSTVVDRKEFGLTWNAALETGGVLVSDKITLEFEISAIKAA comes from the coding sequence ATGAACATGAGCTTCTTCAACAAGGCCAAGCGCGCTGCTGACCAGACCCCCGCCCCGGTCGCGGCGGTGTCGACCAGCGGCCCGCTGTTCCAGCTGGACGGGACCTACAACCTGGATCCGTCGCACACCCAGATCGGTTTCGTGGCCCGTCACGCGATGGTGACCAAGGTCCGTGGCCGTTTCGCGGAGTTCTCGGGTTCGGCCTCGACCAAGGCCGGTCTTGTTGACCCGAAGATCGAGGTGACCGTGCAGGTTCCCTCGATCAGCACCAACGACGAGGGTCGTGACGGTCACCTGAAGTCGGCTGACTTCTTCGATGTGGAGCAGTTCCCCACGATCACGTTCTCCTCGACCGATGTCACCGCGGTGGCCGATGACACGCTGCGGGTTGCCGGTGAGCTGACGATCAAGGACGTGACCAAGCCCGTCACGATCGATTTCGAGTACGCGGGTGCGGCGCTGGACCCGTTCGGTAACCAGCGTGTGGGCCTGGAGGGTTCGACCGTGGTGGACCGCAAGGAGTTCGGTCTGACCTGGAACGCGGCGCTGGAGACCGGTGGCGTCCTGGTCTCGGACAAGATCACCCTCGAGTTCGAGATCTCCGCCATCAAGGCCGCCTGA